One region of Oxalobacteraceae bacterium OTU3CAMAD1 genomic DNA includes:
- a CDS encoding galactose mutarotase, whose translation MQASITESPFGQMADGRDVTRYTLTNANGMIVKIINLGGAITEIRVPDRTGTLADVNCGYDDVAAYMGESHYFGALIGRYGNRIANARFTLDGETFALDVNNGANHLHGGIDGFHRRLWTGETFTTPNSAGLILSYVSADGEQGYPGNLEVTAIYELRNDNELRIAFHAISDKATPVNLTNHAYFNLAGKGDILGHELTIVADAYTPIDDVQIPLGDLPPVEGTPFDFRTPHAIGERIDQDDAQLRNGFGYDHNFVLKKSKPGALEMAARVRDPVSGRVLEVWSQEPGIQFYSGNFMNDKMTGKGQIYSYRSAFCLEPQHFPDSPNRPDFPSTILHPGQEYSTVMAYRFSIDA comes from the coding sequence ATGCAAGCTTCGATCACTGAATCCCCGTTCGGCCAGATGGCCGACGGCCGCGACGTCACCCGCTATACGCTCACCAACGCCAACGGCATGATCGTCAAGATCATCAACCTGGGCGGCGCCATCACCGAAATCCGTGTGCCCGACCGCACTGGCACCCTGGCCGATGTCAATTGCGGCTACGACGACGTCGCCGCCTACATGGGCGAATCCCATTATTTCGGCGCGCTGATCGGCCGTTACGGCAACCGCATCGCCAACGCCCGCTTCACACTGGACGGCGAGACCTTTGCGCTGGACGTCAACAACGGGGCCAATCACCTGCACGGCGGGATCGACGGCTTCCACCGCCGCCTTTGGACCGGCGAAACCTTCACCACCCCGAATTCGGCAGGCCTGATACTGAGTTACGTCAGCGCGGACGGTGAGCAGGGCTATCCCGGTAATCTGGAAGTCACCGCCATCTATGAGCTGCGCAACGATAACGAATTGCGTATCGCTTTCCACGCCATCAGCGACAAGGCGACGCCGGTCAACCTGACCAACCACGCCTATTTCAACCTGGCCGGCAAGGGCGATATCCTGGGCCACGAGCTGACCATCGTGGCCGACGCCTATACGCCGATCGACGATGTGCAGATCCCGCTGGGCGATCTGCCGCCGGTCGAGGGCACGCCATTCGACTTCCGTACGCCCCATGCGATCGGCGAGCGTATCGACCAGGATGATGCGCAATTGCGCAACGGCTTTGGCTATGACCACAACTTCGTACTGAAAAAATCGAAGCCGGGCGCGCTGGAGATGGCGGCCCGTGTGCGCGATCCGGTCTCCGGCCGGGTGCTGGAGGTATGGAGCCAGGAGCCGGGCATCCAGTTCTACAGCGGAAATTTCATGAATGACAAGATGACCGGAAAAGGGCAGATCTACAGCTATCGCAGCGCCTTCTGCCTCGAACCGCAGCATTTCCCGGATTCCCCGAACCGGCCGGACTTCCCGTCGACGATCCTGCACCCAGGCCAGGAATACTCGACGGTGATGGCTTACCGCTTCAGTATCGACGCCTAA
- a CDS encoding transposase yields the protein MEKKQSPSKREIIPTSAEPVPKQRAVFTDEFKRAAISRLHDDKQSATALALELGLRRNQLYKWAKQLEEQPSGGQLRSPGRPAVSELSEVEQLRRQLAKAEQELAILKKLDAYLTRLKK from the coding sequence ATGGAAAAGAAACAGTCACCTTCCAAACGAGAGATCATTCCGACATCGGCGGAGCCGGTGCCGAAGCAGCGGGCCGTGTTTACGGATGAATTCAAGCGCGCTGCGATCTCCCGGCTACATGATGACAAGCAGAGCGCGACGGCCTTGGCGTTGGAGCTTGGTTTGCGTCGTAATCAGCTCTACAAATGGGCCAAGCAGCTCGAAGAGCAGCCATCTGGCGGCCAATTGCGCTCGCCAGGTCGTCCTGCGGTCAGTGAATTGAGCGAGGTCGAGCAACTGCGTCGCCAACTGGCCAAGGCCGAACAGGAGCTGGCCATCCTAAAAAAGTTAGATGCGTACTTAACTCGCCTCAAGAAGTGA
- a CDS encoding dihydroxy-acid dehydratase produces the protein MSDNDNKKVKLRSAEWFGSQDKNGFMYRSWMKNQGIPDHEFQGKPIIGICNTWSELTPCNAHFRKLAEHVKRGILEAGGFPVEFPVFSNGESNLRPTAMLTRNLASMDVEESIRGNPMDGVVLLVGCDKTTPALLMGAASVDIPTIVVTGGPMLNGKLNGKNIGSGTAVWQLHEQVKAGELSMHDFLAAEAGHSRSAGTCNTMGTASTMACMAESLGTSLPHNAAIPAVDARRYVLAHMSGMRIVDMVKEDLKLSKILTKENFENAIRVNAAIGGSTNAVIHLKAIAGRIGVDLELEDWTRVGRGMPTIVDLLPSGRFLMEEFYYAGGLPAVIRRMGEGKLLPNPDALTVNGKTIWENCQEAPIYDDEVIRPLDKPLLKDGGICILRGNLAPRGAVLKPSAATPELMQHRGQAVVFEDFEHYKSRIIDPDLVVDANSVLVMKNCGPKGYPGMAEVGNMGLPPKLLAAGVKDMVRISDARMSGTAYGTVVLHVAPEAMAGGPLGIVKDGDWITLDCAGGLLNLEISDAEMAERQAARVPGSAPGPKTGYQQLYIEHVLQADEGCDFDFLVGNRGSAVPRHSH, from the coding sequence ATGTCGGACAATGACAACAAGAAGGTAAAGCTGCGCTCCGCCGAATGGTTCGGCTCCCAAGACAAAAACGGTTTCATGTACCGCAGCTGGATGAAAAATCAGGGCATTCCTGATCACGAATTCCAGGGCAAACCGATCATCGGCATCTGCAACACGTGGTCTGAACTGACCCCTTGCAACGCCCACTTCCGCAAACTGGCGGAACACGTCAAACGTGGCATCCTCGAAGCCGGCGGCTTCCCGGTCGAATTCCCAGTCTTCTCCAACGGCGAATCGAATCTCCGTCCAACCGCCATGTTGACCCGTAACCTGGCCAGCATGGACGTTGAAGAATCCATCCGCGGCAATCCAATGGACGGCGTCGTACTGCTGGTCGGCTGCGACAAGACCACCCCTGCGCTGTTGATGGGCGCCGCCTCGGTCGACATCCCGACCATCGTCGTCACCGGCGGCCCTATGCTGAACGGTAAGCTGAACGGCAAGAACATCGGCTCGGGCACCGCCGTCTGGCAGTTGCACGAGCAGGTCAAGGCCGGCGAACTCAGTATGCACGACTTCCTCGCGGCCGAAGCTGGCCACTCCCGCTCCGCCGGCACCTGCAACACCATGGGCACCGCCTCGACGATGGCCTGCATGGCCGAATCGCTGGGTACCTCGCTGCCGCACAACGCCGCCATTCCGGCCGTCGACGCGCGCCGCTACGTGCTGGCCCACATGTCGGGCATGCGCATCGTCGACATGGTCAAGGAAGACTTGAAGCTGTCGAAGATCCTGACCAAGGAGAATTTCGAGAACGCGATCCGCGTCAACGCCGCCATCGGCGGTTCGACCAACGCCGTGATCCACCTGAAAGCTATCGCCGGCCGCATCGGCGTCGACCTGGAACTGGAAGACTGGACCCGTGTCGGTCGCGGCATGCCGACCATCGTCGATCTGCTGCCGTCGGGCCGCTTCCTGATGGAAGAGTTCTACTATGCGGGCGGCCTGCCGGCCGTGATCCGCCGCATGGGCGAGGGCAAGCTGCTGCCCAACCCGGACGCGCTGACCGTCAACGGCAAGACCATCTGGGAAAACTGCCAGGAAGCGCCGATCTACGACGACGAAGTGATTCGTCCGCTGGATAAGCCGCTGCTGAAGGATGGCGGCATCTGCATCCTGCGCGGCAACCTGGCGCCGCGCGGCGCCGTGCTGAAACCGTCGGCGGCGACGCCGGAACTGATGCAGCATCGCGGCCAGGCCGTGGTGTTCGAGGACTTTGAACACTACAAGAGCCGCATCATCGATCCGGATCTGGTGGTCGATGCGAACTCGGTGCTGGTGATGAAGAACTGCGGCCCGAAAGGTTATCCGGGCATGGCCGAAGTAGGGAATATGGGCCTGCCGCCTAAGCTGCTGGCGGCTGGCGTCAAGGACATGGTCCGCATCTCCGACGCCCGCATGAGCGGAACCGCCTACGGTACCGTCGTGCTGCACGTTGCGCCGGAAGCGATGGCCGGCGGCCCGCTGGGGATCGTCAAGGACGGCGACTGGATCACGCTGGATTGCGCAGGCGGTTTGCTGAACCTGGAAATCTCGGACGCCGAAATGGCCGAACGCCAGGCCGCCCGCGTGCCTGGCAGTGCGCCGGGTCCGAAGACCGGCTACCAGCAGCTCTACATCGAACACGTACTGCAAGCGGATGAAGGTTGCGACTTCGATTTCCTGGTCGGGAATCGTGGTTCGGCTGTTCCTCGCCACTCGCACTAA
- a CDS encoding MFS transporter — protein sequence MSNQKLSLVEKVGFGAGDMALNVVISSMMLIITFFYTDIYGLKTSDLALLFLVVKFVGAIADLVVGQLTDRYASARMGRYRPWLLLLAVPYGISVFFVFTTPDWGYDAKLIWAYSTYIIMTIMTSGVGVAYISLPSSLTNDPQERLSANGYRLFFAKIGAFMVTVVVPVLSERWGGGNAATGYQAAMAVMAAMGVALFLFCFFTTKERVIHVVQRQSLWAQLKVLLQNDQWLILCGVCVTGTIGYVLRATAAIYYVKYYLGGDTATVATFLSIGVVAAILSMVASTWITKFYCKVKLFRWSQIAVGVISAAIYFFVKPGDIMLAFVLYFVLSFVVDLHAPVFWSAIAETIDYGQVKTGKRVSGFAFGGISVCQKAGMGVAGALAGGLLTYFQYQPNHEQTAFALHGIVLMMTLIPGFFHTLMGLLMFKYRVTDEYYTEVKKQMGADSYVAV from the coding sequence ATGTCGAATCAAAAATTATCGCTGGTGGAAAAAGTGGGTTTTGGCGCCGGCGACATGGCGCTGAATGTGGTGATTTCGTCGATGATGTTGATCATCACGTTCTTCTACACCGATATCTACGGACTGAAAACCTCCGACCTGGCCTTGCTGTTCCTGGTCGTAAAATTCGTCGGCGCCATCGCCGACCTGGTCGTGGGCCAGCTCACCGACCGCTATGCCAGCGCGCGCATGGGCCGCTATCGCCCCTGGCTGCTGCTGCTCGCCGTCCCTTACGGCATCAGCGTGTTCTTCGTCTTCACCACGCCCGACTGGGGCTATGACGCGAAACTGATCTGGGCCTATTCGACCTACATCATCATGACCATCATGACGTCCGGCGTCGGCGTGGCCTACATCTCGCTGCCGAGCAGCCTGACCAACGATCCGCAGGAACGCCTGTCGGCCAACGGCTACCGCCTGTTCTTCGCCAAGATCGGCGCCTTCATGGTGACAGTAGTGGTGCCGGTGCTGTCCGAGCGCTGGGGCGGCGGCAACGCGGCCACCGGCTACCAGGCGGCGATGGCGGTGATGGCGGCGATGGGCGTGGCGCTGTTCCTGTTCTGCTTCTTCACCACCAAGGAGCGCGTCATCCACGTGGTGCAGCGCCAGTCGCTGTGGGCCCAACTCAAGGTGCTGCTGCAAAACGACCAGTGGCTGATCCTGTGCGGCGTCTGCGTGACCGGCACCATCGGCTACGTGCTGCGCGCCACGGCGGCGATCTACTATGTCAAATATTATCTGGGCGGCGACACCGCCACCGTGGCCACCTTCCTGTCGATCGGCGTGGTCGCCGCGATCCTGTCGATGGTCGCCTCGACCTGGATCACCAAGTTCTATTGCAAGGTCAAGCTGTTCCGCTGGAGCCAGATCGCCGTCGGCGTGATCAGCGCCGCGATCTACTTCTTCGTCAAGCCGGGCGACATCATGCTGGCGTTTGTGCTGTACTTCGTGCTGTCGTTCGTGGTGGACTTGCACGCGCCGGTGTTCTGGTCGGCCATCGCAGAGACCATCGACTACGGCCAGGTCAAGACCGGTAAGCGCGTCTCCGGCTTCGCCTTCGGCGGCATCTCGGTGTGCCAGAAGGCCGGCATGGGCGTGGCCGGCGCGCTGGCCGGCGGCCTGCTGACGTACTTCCAGTATCAGCCGAACCACGAGCAGACCGCTTTCGCGCTGCACGGCATCGTGTTGATGATGACCCTGATCCCCGGTTTCTTCCATACCTTGATGGGACTTTTGATGTTCAAATACCGGGTGACCGACGAGTATTACACGGAAGTGAAGAAGCAAATGGGAGCCGATTCTTATGTGGCAGTCTAA
- a CDS encoding glycoside hydrolase family 43 protein, with protein MESKDILQPLIEQRADPFIIRHSDGYYYFTASVPQYDRIELRRAKTIAGLVDAEKVDVWFKPETGMYSELVWAPEIHFNQGAWYVYFAAAPSREIKHKLFQHRMYAIRNQNANPLQGEWEFMGQIDTGIDTFCLDATTFTHNGQLYYLWAQKDVAIEGNSNLYIAPMKTPWQLGGPPVMLSKPEFDWEIRGFWVNEGPSVLKKNGKIFISYSASATDENYAMGLLWADENADLLDPASWTKLKEPVLQTCFEHGVYGPGHNSFTIGDDGETVMLVYHARTYTEIIGDPLWNPDRHTYVKPLKWDGQGMPVFGKPSIA; from the coding sequence ATGGAAAGCAAAGACATACTGCAGCCGCTGATCGAACAGCGCGCCGATCCTTTTATCATCCGCCACAGCGACGGCTACTACTACTTCACCGCCTCTGTGCCGCAGTACGACCGCATTGAGCTGCGCCGGGCGAAAACCATCGCCGGCCTGGTCGACGCCGAGAAGGTCGATGTCTGGTTCAAGCCGGAGACCGGCATGTACAGCGAACTGGTTTGGGCGCCGGAGATCCATTTCAACCAGGGCGCCTGGTACGTCTACTTCGCCGCCGCGCCGAGCCGCGAGATCAAGCACAAGCTTTTCCAGCACCGCATGTACGCGATCCGCAACCAGAACGCCAATCCGCTGCAAGGCGAGTGGGAGTTCATGGGCCAGATCGACACCGGCATCGATACCTTCTGCCTGGACGCCACCACCTTCACCCACAACGGCCAGCTGTACTACCTGTGGGCGCAGAAGGACGTCGCCATCGAGGGCAACTCCAACCTGTACATCGCGCCGATGAAGACGCCGTGGCAGCTGGGCGGCCCGCCGGTCATGCTGAGCAAGCCGGAATTCGATTGGGAGATCCGTGGTTTCTGGGTCAACGAGGGTCCGTCGGTGCTGAAAAAGAACGGCAAGATCTTCATCAGCTATTCGGCCAGCGCCACCGACGAGAACTACGCCATGGGCCTGCTGTGGGCGGACGAAAACGCCGACCTGCTGGACCCGGCCTCGTGGACCAAACTGAAGGAACCGGTGCTGCAAACCTGCTTCGAGCACGGCGTCTATGGTCCTGGACATAACAGTTTCACCATTGGCGATGATGGCGAAACTGTCATGTTGGTTTATCATGCACGCACCTATACCGAGATTATCGGCGACCCGCTGTGGAATCCGGACCGTCACACCTATGTCAAGCCGCTCAAGTGGGACGGGCAGGGCATGCCGGTCTTCGGAAAGCCGTCGATCGCTTAA
- a CDS encoding aldehyde dehydrogenase (NADP(+)), whose translation MIITGDSLIGGQAVKGTGAAFRAYNPSLQQSMDPEFTTADVNQIDQACRLAEAAFDTFRSLSDEKRAVFLETIGEQIMALGDVLVERVMAESGLPRARVEGERGRTVGQLKLFANLLREGSWNDVRIDKALPERAPPRPDIRMRMIGLGPVAVFSASNFPLAFSVAGGDTASAFAAGCPVVLKAHFAHPGTSELVGRAVVKAVEICGLPAGVFSLLNGVGNDIGQQVVRHPAIKAVGFTGSRGGGVALMAVAAARPVPIPVYAEMSSINPVFLLPKALASRAEELAAGFSASLVLGVGQMCTNPGLVIGIAGPDLDRFKAAASKALEGGAACAMLSPGIAGSYKRGITQLADNADVNTLALAPQSEGKAAPALFDTSSAAFLDQHVLSEEVFGPASLVVACKDIAEMRKIAEELEGQLTATLLMDEADLDAAEQLLPVLERKVGRILANGYPTGVEVCSAMVHGGPYPSTSDGRSTSVGTGAITRFLRPVSYQNLPQPLLPQVLRDEGGAPWRRLEGELNHK comes from the coding sequence ATGATCATTACCGGCGATTCGCTGATTGGCGGCCAGGCCGTCAAAGGCACCGGCGCCGCTTTCCGCGCCTACAATCCATCGCTGCAGCAGTCGATGGACCCGGAGTTCACGACAGCCGACGTCAATCAGATCGACCAGGCTTGCCGCCTGGCCGAAGCGGCGTTCGATACCTTCCGCTCGCTGAGCGACGAGAAGCGCGCCGTGTTCCTGGAAACCATCGGCGAACAAATCATGGCCCTGGGCGATGTGCTGGTGGAGCGCGTGATGGCCGAAAGCGGCCTGCCGCGCGCCCGCGTCGAGGGTGAGCGTGGCCGCACCGTCGGCCAGTTGAAATTGTTCGCCAACCTGCTGCGCGAAGGTTCGTGGAACGACGTCCGTATCGACAAGGCGCTGCCCGAGCGCGCGCCGCCGCGTCCCGATATCCGCATGCGCATGATCGGCCTCGGTCCGGTCGCTGTTTTCTCGGCAAGTAACTTCCCGCTGGCGTTCTCCGTCGCCGGTGGCGATACCGCGTCGGCCTTCGCCGCCGGCTGCCCGGTGGTGCTGAAGGCGCACTTCGCCCACCCTGGCACGTCGGAGCTGGTTGGCCGCGCGGTCGTCAAGGCGGTCGAGATCTGTGGCCTGCCTGCCGGCGTGTTCTCGCTGCTGAACGGTGTCGGCAACGACATTGGCCAGCAGGTGGTGCGTCATCCGGCCATCAAGGCGGTTGGCTTCACCGGCTCGCGTGGCGGTGGCGTCGCGCTGATGGCGGTGGCCGCAGCGCGTCCCGTACCGATTCCGGTGTATGCCGAAATGAGCTCGATCAATCCGGTGTTCCTGCTGCCGAAGGCTTTGGCCAGCCGCGCCGAGGAGTTGGCCGCCGGTTTCTCCGCCTCGCTGGTGCTGGGCGTGGGGCAAATGTGCACCAACCCGGGCCTGGTGATCGGTATCGCCGGCCCGGACCTGGACCGCTTCAAGGCCGCCGCATCCAAGGCGCTCGAAGGCGGCGCCGCTTGCGCCATGCTGTCGCCGGGTATCGCCGGCAGCTACAAGCGCGGCATCACGCAACTGGCGGACAACGCCGACGTCAACACGCTGGCGCTGGCGCCGCAGTCGGAAGGCAAGGCCGCTCCGGCGCTGTTCGACACGAGCAGCGCGGCATTCCTGGATCAGCATGTCCTGTCGGAGGAAGTTTTCGGCCCGGCCTCGCTGGTCGTGGCGTGCAAGGATATCGCCGAAATGCGGAAGATCGCCGAAGAGCTGGAAGGCCAGCTGACTGCCACGTTGCTGATGGACGAAGCGGACCTGGACGCCGCAGAGCAGCTGCTGCCGGTGCTGGAACGCAAAGTTGGCCGCATCCTGGCCAATGGCTATCCAACCGGCGTTGAAGTATGCAGCGCCATGGTGCACGGCGGCCCGTATCCATCGACGTCGGATGGCCGCAGCACTTCGGTCGGCACCGGCGCGATCACGCGCTTCCTGCGTCCCGTCTCGTACCAGAACCTGCCGCAGCCGCTGCTGCCGCAAGTCCTGCGCGACGAGGGTGGCGCGCCTTGGCGACGCCTTGAAGGTGAATTGAACCACAAGTGA
- the gguC gene encoding GguC family protein has translation MLLVQFKNEQGARQIGVLEQDTIRVIDGYSTTYALAQDAIRKSTGLAALVDKSVGSATASFEAVAAAGRLLAPLDHTDDAHTYVTGTGLTHLGSADTRDAMHKKIGGDVESLSDSMKMFRMGVEGGKPAAGEAGVQPEWFYKGDGSIVAASGQDLSMPDFALDGGEEPEVAGLYVIGDDGQPYRVGYAIGNEFSDHVTERQNYLYLAHSKLRACGLGPALLVGEAPANIQGTSRIYDVDGKVRWEKAFFSGEQNMSHTIGNLEHHHFKYPLFKRAGDVHIHFFGTATLSVADNIVVKPGETFEIDSPQFGPALRNKLTVYKTEVAKVKTL, from the coding sequence ATGCTACTCGTACAATTCAAGAACGAACAAGGCGCGCGCCAGATCGGCGTGCTGGAACAAGATACCATCCGCGTCATCGATGGCTACAGCACCACCTACGCGCTGGCCCAGGATGCGATTCGCAAGTCGACCGGACTGGCCGCATTGGTCGACAAGTCGGTCGGCAGCGCCACCGCCTCGTTTGAAGCCGTCGCCGCCGCCGGCCGCCTGCTGGCGCCACTGGATCACACCGACGACGCCCACACCTACGTCACCGGCACCGGCCTGACCCACCTGGGCAGCGCCGACACCCGCGACGCCATGCACAAGAAAATCGGCGGCGACGTCGAAAGCCTGAGCGACTCCATGAAGATGTTCCGCATGGGCGTCGAAGGCGGCAAGCCTGCCGCCGGCGAAGCCGGTGTGCAGCCGGAGTGGTTCTACAAGGGCGACGGCTCGATCGTCGCCGCCAGCGGCCAGGACCTGAGCATGCCCGACTTCGCGCTCGACGGCGGCGAAGAGCCGGAAGTGGCCGGCCTGTATGTGATCGGCGACGACGGCCAGCCTTACCGCGTCGGCTACGCCATCGGCAACGAGTTTTCCGACCACGTGACCGAGCGTCAAAACTACCTGTACCTGGCGCACTCCAAGCTGCGCGCCTGCGGCCTGGGCCCGGCGCTGCTGGTTGGCGAGGCGCCGGCCAACATCCAGGGCACGTCGCGCATCTACGATGTGGACGGCAAGGTGCGTTGGGAGAAGGCCTTCTTCAGCGGCGAGCAGAATATGTCGCACACCATCGGCAACCTGGAACACCACCACTTCAAGTACCCGCTGTTCAAACGCGCCGGCGATGTGCATATCCACTTCTTCGGCACCGCCACCCTGAGCGTGGCCGATAACATCGTCGTCAAGCCGGGCGAAACGTTCGAGATCGATTCGCCGCAGTTCGGTCCAGCCTTGCGCAACAAGCTGACCGTGTACAAAACCGAAGTAGCGAAAGTTAAGACCTTATGA
- a CDS encoding TonB-dependent receptor: protein MNYPASGTCESQAKHRLVLKSSVAVLAAAGLLSAFPVLAQDTSAAPAVTAPAAAETPAPAAADTTSAPAAVVTVTGVRRAAQTAQKIKQDSDNVIDSIVADDIGKFPDTNVAQTLARVSGIQVRRNGGEADTVLIRGLPGIATLINGREMFTTTGRFIKLADIPSTMLQRADVYKSQSADQVEGGIAGIIDVRTNRPFDFKEFTASAQVGAKNKDKAKATDPELSGMVSNRWKTGIGEVGALFGVSSIKDRFQEERAFQTFPIDKSFAAPNLTGPDLVGLQGVHGQRKRQAANFALQWKPSADLEVYAEGLHSVLKNTEETDFFVGLPWATSPDQISVTKIPGTNQTDTITSTNAFTILSTQGRENTSTASQYAVGANWRISPGLRATTELATTRSKFDWVNPILDTTFNADNVFVKTNVNGGAFVQYQSPALNDPSKIFLSQFFDRYGKDRGKSTDWRGDVTYSPEADGFFKEFGAGLRLNERTANSIKSFEGSVPTPAGIAMSSIPGLSCSTTEFSENYGTPKWSTPCAGYLIDNASAIRAAATGNAAARALDPASFFSNKEKNYAFYGKAKVGFDLGQFPVDGVIGVRVTKTDSDIQANDSVDGVLAPTTKDSSNTEVLPSANFKLALRKDLLARFAYAKTMTRPDFGQLNPATAYIKPNGTTNVATASGGNSDLKPFTAQNFDTSLEWYFAPTGSLSGTVFRHNFDGYIVNRVVSETFQGIPYNTTRPFNTDKGHLQGVELAYQQFYDGLPGWLSGFGLQANVTYSEGGVTASDNKDIEGKPFAGMSRLSYNIVALYEKEGWSARLAYNWRSKFVDTYAETPDRNNKKLAPMDLIVKPMSSLDGSLSYKVSDHVTVNLTGTNLLNFKFQDYWSDSKIFPRDTRRYDRTVGLSMNLKY from the coding sequence ATGAACTACCCAGCATCCGGGACTTGCGAGTCCCAGGCGAAGCATCGCCTCGTCCTCAAATCCAGCGTTGCAGTACTGGCCGCGGCCGGCCTTCTGAGCGCCTTCCCTGTTTTGGCACAAGATACATCGGCCGCTCCAGCTGTCACCGCGCCCGCCGCCGCTGAAACCCCGGCTCCCGCAGCCGCCGACACCACGTCCGCCCCAGCAGCCGTCGTCACCGTGACCGGCGTGCGCCGCGCCGCGCAGACCGCGCAGAAGATCAAGCAGGATTCGGACAACGTCATCGATTCGATCGTCGCCGACGACATCGGCAAATTCCCCGACACGAACGTGGCGCAAACCCTGGCCCGCGTCAGCGGCATCCAGGTGCGCCGCAACGGCGGCGAGGCCGATACCGTGCTAATTCGCGGCTTGCCAGGCATCGCCACCTTGATTAACGGCCGTGAGATGTTCACCACCACCGGCCGCTTTATCAAGCTGGCCGACATCCCTTCGACCATGCTGCAGCGCGCCGACGTCTACAAGTCGCAGAGTGCCGACCAGGTGGAGGGTGGCATCGCCGGTATCATCGACGTGCGCACCAACCGTCCGTTCGACTTCAAGGAATTCACCGCCAGCGCGCAGGTCGGCGCCAAGAACAAGGACAAGGCCAAGGCCACCGATCCTGAATTGTCCGGCATGGTGTCGAACCGCTGGAAAACCGGCATCGGCGAAGTGGGTGCCTTGTTCGGCGTGTCGTCGATCAAGGACCGCTTCCAGGAGGAGCGCGCGTTCCAGACCTTCCCGATCGATAAAAGCTTTGCCGCGCCCAACCTGACCGGTCCCGATCTGGTCGGCCTGCAGGGCGTGCACGGCCAGCGCAAGCGCCAGGCCGCGAACTTCGCGCTGCAGTGGAAGCCGAGCGCCGATCTGGAAGTGTATGCCGAGGGCCTGCATTCGGTGTTGAAAAACACCGAGGAGACCGATTTCTTCGTCGGCCTGCCATGGGCCACGTCGCCGGATCAGATCAGTGTCACCAAGATCCCCGGCACCAACCAGACCGACACCATCACGTCGACCAACGCGTTCACCATCCTGTCGACGCAGGGCCGCGAGAATACCAGCACCGCGTCGCAGTACGCGGTTGGCGCCAACTGGCGCATTTCGCCGGGCCTGCGCGCGACCACCGAGCTGGCGACCACGCGCAGCAAATTCGACTGGGTCAATCCTATCCTGGATACCACTTTCAATGCCGACAACGTGTTCGTCAAGACCAACGTCAACGGCGGCGCGTTCGTGCAGTATCAGAGCCCGGCCCTGAACGATCCAAGCAAGATCTTCCTGTCGCAGTTCTTCGACCGCTATGGCAAGGATCGCGGCAAGTCGACCGACTGGCGCGGCGACGTGACCTACTCGCCAGAAGCCGACGGCTTCTTCAAGGAGTTCGGCGCCGGCCTGCGCCTGAACGAGCGCACCGCCAACTCGATCAAGTCGTTCGAGGGTAGCGTGCCGACTCCGGCCGGCATCGCCATGTCCAGCATTCCGGGCCTGTCGTGCAGCACCACGGAGTTTTCCGAGAATTACGGCACGCCGAAGTGGTCCACGCCTTGCGCCGGATATTTGATCGACAACGCCTCGGCGATTCGCGCCGCCGCCACCGGCAACGCCGCCGCCAGGGCGCTCGATCCCGCATCCTTCTTCTCCAACAAGGAGAAGAACTACGCCTTCTACGGCAAAGCGAAGGTCGGCTTTGACCTGGGCCAGTTCCCGGTCGATGGCGTGATCGGCGTGCGTGTGACCAAAACCGACTCGGATATCCAGGCCAACGACAGCGTCGACGGCGTCTTGGCGCCAACCACCAAGGACTCGTCCAATACCGAAGTGCTGCCAAGCGCGAATTTCAAGCTGGCGTTGCGCAAGGACTTGCTGGCGCGGTTCGCCTACGCGAAAACGATGACGCGTCCGGACTTCGGCCAACTCAATCCAGCCACCGCGTACATTAAACCGAACGGCACCACCAACGTGGCGACGGCGAGCGGCGGCAATTCGGACTTGAAGCCGTTCACCGCGCAGAACTTCGATACCTCGCTCGAGTGGTACTTCGCGCCGACCGGTTCCCTCAGCGGCACCGTGTTCCGTCATAACTTCGACGGCTACATCGTGAACCGTGTGGTATCGGAGACCTTCCAGGGCATTCCATACAATACCACCCGGCCGTTCAACACGGACAAGGGCCACCTGCAGGGCGTCGAGCTGGCGTACCAGCAGTTCTATGATGGCTTGCCCGGCTGGTTGAGCGGCTTCGGCTTGCAGGCCAACGTGACCTATAGTGAAGGCGGCGTGACCGCTTCGGACAACAAGGACATCGAAGGCAAGCCCTTTGCCGGCATGTCGCGCCTGTCGTACAACATCGTGGCGCTGTACGAGAAAGAGGGCTGGTCGGCGCGCCTGGCGTACAACTGGCGTTCGAAGTTCGTCGACACCTACGCGGAGACGCCGGACAGGAACAACAAGAAGCTGGCGCCTATGGATTTGATCGTCAAGCCGATGTCGTCGCTCGATGGTTCCCTGAGCTACAAGGTTAGCGATCATGTTACTGTCAACCTGACCGGCACCAATCTGCTGAATTTCAAGTTCCAGGACTACTGGTCGGATTCGAAGATCTTCCCACGCGACACGCGCCGCTATGACCGCACGGTCGGCCTGTCGATGAACCTGAAGTATTAA